CGGCTCTGAGTCCTGGGTTCCAAACGCTTCCCTGCTTCCCGCGTCGAAGCGGCGGAGAGCAGAGCGGTACCGGCTCCCGCAACTCTTGGCGAGGTGGGACGGCTCCGGGCGGACACCGGCGAAGCGCACGGCCCAGGGCCCACTTCCTCGGCCCCGAGGCGCGCTGCGGCTCTCCTTCGGGCTCCGGCTTCGCTGTGTTTGACCGCCGGCCTGCGGTGAAGAGTGGCCCGCGGGACCCGGTCACTGCGTCCGCGACCAGAGCGGTGAGGGACCTTTGTCCCAGACGAAAACGAAAGCGCGCTGGCCCGGGGCGCCTACGCCCTGCAGCGGAGGGCCGGCCGGCGCGCCCCGCGACTTTCTCCAAGTTCACTTGCATTCCGGGGccgccgggcgggcgggcgacGCGGGCCCGAACTTGCAGAGCCCGGCCGTCGGGCGGGCGGCGGGCTTGGGGACAGCCCGGCGGCGCGGGCCCGGAGCACAATGGGCGCCGCCGGGCGGGCAGGCGCGGGGACAGCGTGAGCCCGGCCGCCGCTCGTCTGGCGCTGCCCGGGCGCCGAATGCGGCGGCGGCTTGGCACAGACGCGCCGCGCGCCCGGTGCATGCTAATGGCCGGCGGCCGCGCCATGAATTATTCAGCAGCGGCGCAGAGGGCGAGCACGGCGCGGAGGGCGACCCGGGCCGCGCGTCCCCCGCCACTGCGAAGCCGCCGCGGCGACTTCCCAAACTTTCCCGGGTCGGCACCGAGGATGCGGCCCCCGCGGCGCCGCCGTCCCCGCCCGAGCGCGCCGGCCGCGCTTCCCCCGTTGCCGcctattttatgtcttttgtctcGGAGTTGGCACCTGTCCCAGAGAGCGCGTTTCCCTGCCCACCCCTTCGCCGCCGGATCGGAGCGGGGGAGGGGGTACGGGGGacccagggaggaggggacgggagAAGCGAGGAGCCCGCGGGCCCCGCAGCCCGGAGAGACCGCCCGAGGGTGGCGGCTGTGCCCGCACGCCCGGGCACCCCTGTTCCGCGGGGAGGTCAGGGCTGCGGCCGCGCCCGGAATACCAAGGAGGCCGCCCACGGCCCCCGCCGTGCCCGCTGCGGGTGAGGACCGGGCGCCGCCCCTCCTGGGCACCCCCCACCCGGGACGGCGCGCGCGGGCGGGGCAGGCGGCGCGAGCAGCGGATTCGCCGCCCAGGCCCCGCGCCTCGCCCCGCAGCCCCGCGTGCGCGTCCCCGCGGGCACGCCGCCCCGGGCGCTCCCCACCagcgcgcccccgccccgcggccccgcccgcccgccctcacCGGGCAGGGGCACCGCGCCGCGAGGAGCCATCGGCCCTCCGCTTCGCGCCTCGGGGCCAAGCGACTGTGGGAAGCTGCCGGGCGCGAGCCCCCGGCCCGTTCCCGCCGCCTTGGCACCGAGGCAGCTGCTGGAGCGCGCTCGGCGACTGCGCTCCTAGGCTCCGGCTGCCATGATTGCGGGCAGCGGGGCGCGCGCACGCCCGGGCCCGGCTCGGGGACCCCAGCCAGACCGACGGTCCCTGGCCTGCCCGCAGCCTCTCGCCTGCAGCCCGGGCGCGCCACAGACAGCGGCCAGGGTCGCCGGGCTCGGTCCCGCGGGTGCCAGTGTGCGCCGCGGAGCTCTAGACGCGGCCCCGGGACAGCGCTCGGGCCGACGGTGGCAGCGGGCTTCTCTCGGGGCTGAGCAAGGGCGACCCCGCGGGGCTCCCTGGACACCGGCGGCCGGCGGAGCTAGGGGCGCGACGcccagtggggtggggggcagggcccGGCACGCGGGGTCTGTCGAGTCGCGTGGGGGTAGCGCACAGTGCGGGGAGATGGAAGGGGGGCGCGCAAGTGTCTGACGGAGTAGGGGGGCGCTCACGGTGCCCGCGGAGGCGTGGGATGGGCTGGGGCACGGTGCCCGGAGCCGCTGCCCAGCTCCGAGCTGAGCTCGCTCTCTTCCTTCCCCGTGGAAACAACTTCCTGCTTCCCCGACTCAGGGCGCGGGAGCTGCGGGGAGAAGTTCAAGGCCGCAGCTTTGCTCCCTCGGAGCCGATGGCGACGCTGCTGGCCCTGGGCCACACGGCTCCTTCCCGGGCCTCTCCCGCCGGTCGGGACCGGCTGGGCTCCGGGTCCGGACATCGGTTAGAATGCCAAGGAGGCCGCAGCGCCTTTTCCCGCCGGCTCCGCAGGGGCGCCTGAGTGGTTTCCAAACCGCAGAggggccagcctgggcctccAGCTCCCAGGGACGCACGCGGGCACAGGGGCACTATTCTCAGACCCCTTCCCCCTGCCCGAGCGTGCCCTGGCCGAAAGCCACATGGACCCGACTGTCCCCAGAACCCTGCGACAGCCCGTGGACGGCCAGGGCCGGAGAGAAAACAAGGCCTCCTGGGTCCCATCCCAATGTCTCTCGGTGCCTGTCtctctccacccccccacccctgctgccggCCTTGGCATTCTAACCAGTGTCCCTTGACGTCACATCTCGCCATTTCTGCCAACCAATTGAAACTTGCCCGTtggcataaaaatatatatactttttatgcCATTGGTAAATTCAAAAGTTCCTCGTGCGCCCTGCTTCCAGGAAACTCCATTTCGCACTGGATTGGGCTGCCCAGGGAGGGGGAACTGGCCGCCCTGGGCAAGGCTGGGCCAGGGCAGCtctgccagggcctgggctgcccACTGACCAACCCGCCAAGGCTCCCTAGACCCCACTCTGAATTGTGCTGGACACCCCTGCACACATCACTGCCGAGACCCATGACATACGCaatttgggggaagggagggaaaaaccCAGGATATGTTATGAAAACCTTCCCAAATTTGGGGGTGAGGGGGTATTGGAATCTTACTATAGCCTCTTCTTTCTagcaatggcttttttttttttcttcctattagaAAACTCAGTTTTAGAAAATGGagtagaaaaatgttttccaGCTAATCTCTTTATTGGAATCCTGACCAACTTTCACTTTCCACAGCTGCCTGCAACTCACAGTGACATTGCAGTTAGGTGGGTTTCATTCTTTTCCTGAGTGTGGCCACTGTCCCCCGGGGCCCCCCCAGCCTCAAGGGCCCTACGTGGGTGCAAAGCTGGAAGCCCAGGAACTCTGTTCTCCCTCTGGCATGGGCATGGCTGCTTTCTCGGCATCCCGGGCCTCAGGAATGCCGTGCCCACTTCCTAGCAATATGGCTGGGAAAACAATCTTGTCTAGCACGGTCCTTTATAATTCTCTCCACTATTAAAATTTGCAACCCAGACTAGGAAGTTTGGGGTAAAGAGAACACATTCCCACAAGATGAGTATGTGCCGGGCAGTCCCCAAAAGTCCCACAGATCCGTCCATCAACCCGCCCCACCCTGGCCACAGCAAGGAAGAACTCAGCCACTAACTGCCGTTCTAAAGCCCCCTTCTACCCCATCTTGACTGTATGGttcaattactttaaaaaacatattaaagatattttgtgGTTTAGCGGCTCCAGAAGAACAAAACTGCTTTAGAGACTGGGCTGAGTGTAGAGATTTAAGCATCCTAAGCACCAGGCCCTTTTAATGccgaattttgtttttctaaaatcatGAGCTAGCTCGGTAACAACCAAATGGAGATCCCGAACATAAATATGTGGTTGCTGTCCTCACATAAAACCGTTCTCAAGCGCAAACTCTAGAAATGCTGCATACCTTTAAGatacattcaagaaaaaaaaaagaaaaagaaaaaaaaaaaaagaccgcATCCAACAACCACACTATAATCTATTTATAATCACTTTCCTAAACACTATAAATATTATAActaatttgatatatgttttgTGATTAAATGGGTGGATTAGAACACTGAATTTAAAAAGccacaaagaaaaagagattatcTTCTATTATGCCATTACAACTTTTGTTCCATTGGCACAAATACAAATTTGACAACTGTATCATTACTAAACGCAGTGACTAAATGCCAGGATATTAGCTTTGTAATTTTCACCTGAAGTCATTGTATAATCATACCAGCTTGCATTGTATAATCATACCATAACCTTCTTTTtattagctgattttttttcttgctctcaCACCGTCGTAAGTTAATTTAATGCTTTCCCTCCCCGCTTCCAACTTTTATTTGGTAAGAGAAGAAACTGGGTAAGTCAGAACAATGTTCAAGAACacatactctttttaaaaaattccctctGTACTTGGCAAGGATTGACATACAGTTTGGTTGTAAATTCATAAAtcaaattctgcttttttttcagggaaaataaTAGCTCTCAGATAATTCCATGGGGTATCATTCaggttggatttttttgtttttgcctatttgctatcattttatgttatacaaagtaaatgatatttttttaaaaagtgagttcaAATTATCAACAAGGATACCTAGAAAATTTACATTGTTGATGAGCACTGCCATGAACAAGTTCCCTGGAAGAAAAACTTGCTTTTTGCCTGTGGGCCACAACCATGCCTGAGGTCAGATGTTCGAAAATAAATCCTAGTAAGGCTGTTGGTGTGCTGGGATGTTTACAGTGTCAGCCTTATACAGCGATTTTCTCCTGATTTCTCCCCAGATCTGCCTAATGGAAATGCAGCCGGCAACTTCCTGTTGCATTGCTTTCTCCGCCAGCCTCTGGCCCACGGTCCAGTCTCGGAGGGCTGTGTGGGAGCTTCAGTttagtttcccttttctccacatatCAACCTTCGatagtttaaaattttcaatatccAAAGCCTTACAAGGACTTCGTAAGCAGAtgcatttaatgtaattaaagcAAGTAGGACAGATGTGAGtgaaaaagtacatttttcaCTTGGGTGTTGAACATTCAACTTGCACATCCAAGAATAATGATGTTTTTCAGCAGACCCATGAACTTGAGATTGCAAGTTTGCGGTGGCTCCCGGTTAAAATGCCACTTCGATCGTCCCAGACAATGTGCCTTTTGAGGAGCTGCTTAGCAGCTTTGGGGACTCTGTATAAAGGCAAACCaggcttatgattttttttttttcttttgcctttgtcTCAAAGTGGTTTGCAAGTTTGAGACTCCATTTTGATACGCCTATTTTGTAATAACTTGTACCACTTTATGGTGGGTTCATTGCCACTCCCAATTATTTATGCACAAAGCCTATTAGCTTTTATCTGTTACCGTGTATATTATCTATATATGTTACCTTGggtaaacatgtatatatatatatatatatctttatacttttcataaaaataaaacaacaaaagataaTTCAGAGTCCACAGGGTGTTGGGCTGGGTGAGCAAATGTGAGCAAGCAGCCACAGAGAGGGTTCTTTCCTTCCAGATACAATGAAGCTAAAATCTGTTGCTTTCTTTCACTGGGTTTTATGTCGAACTTAGCCTTGGTTTGCTAGCAACAAAAACGAAACTCTGGCTGTGGGACACGCACGTTTGAGGATGGAAGTAAACACTGGACATTGCACTAGTGCACTGTCcccaaacaaaaactaaaacaaaaacccagCACGCAGataccatttttatatctttcttttttttttttttcaaaaagcagaaaaaatttgaaagtgtGCTTGCAGCTGATGGTGATGAACAGCATGCCCCGTGCTCTCTGTGGCTGCTGGTGCTAGCTGTATATCCATGCGGTCACGCCTGGGGTCTGCGTGGAAACCTTCCGTGAGCATCTGTCATCATCTCCTACGCACTTTGGAAGTCCACACATTCACTTTTCAGGATGTCTTTGTTACCTGCGTATGTATCTCCAAAGAATTCTAACAAActctaaaagcatttttaaagggttattatttttcaattaaaaggGGAGCATAAAACAGCTAGAAGTCTATGATAAATGTATgctcaataatattaatatatgaacatgaatatatggtatataatatatacatattggtATGAAAAAATGTGCCCTTATAGGTGaggaattataattaatattttctaattcaaaatagtaataaaacaaatcagaaaaatatgaattaaggaTGATAGGCCAATATCTCAGATTATATATGCACGTATCAAATGCCAAAGCTAGATTCTTGGCTTTAAATGAGGCATAAAAAAGGCACAGTACAaactaaatttttgaaaaataaaaattacctttcaAAGATAAGTGGGCACTGAATTGATTTTAGTCACTCAATTCTATAATTTCTAAGATGAAATCTTATGAaaggtaatttttgtttttaatttagccTGTACTGTCcctttttcatagcattttattGTACAGGTCTTCAGTAGATGGGGTAAATTGTAAGCcctttagaataaagaaaaaacaagagaggagaaaaaaactgATTTGGACCTCAAACTGTTCATTGCTAAATTGCCAAGAGACTGCagtaactttttattaaaatgaagactTCACAGATTACTCCTTTAAAGTGATTGCAACAAAATGAAGCTGCCAGCACAAAGAATTCATGTTGAATGtgggactgggggggggggttgttgtcAGTTACAAGTGGTTTGAAATTTGACCACACTGGTCTTATTTATTGAAatacttccattttatttatgtttttaaatcaaatatgatCTCACACAACATAGGTGAGTAATTTACTTTACATATAAAGATAGTTTCATTTTCCTGACTATGTCTAAGTATCCTAGTTTTTAGATCTGATTAACTTCAAGGTTAAGGTCAGATTTTTCATCTATGCCCTTTCTACAAAAAGTGGAGAAATGTTTGAACTAAATGTATCACTGCAAGACACTATTTAAttgctgcaaaagaaaaatactaaagaagAAAACCTATGCTTTTGCTATTTTCTGGAGCAAATTTTGGTGTgattcctaattttaaaagaacatgaagttcatttattttaaccacacacacacacacaaagtggtAATGTAAGCCATCAGACAAGGAGAGCCACTAACCTGGAAATCAAAATCTATGTCATTTTTACATgatgaatgtatatttttaagaggTATTTGAAAACGACTAGAGATGTGGACAGGTATTTTGGCTCCCGTGCCTGGTTTTCAAGGATGCCGAGGAACAGGGATTTTTAATTATCATCAGCGGTTTGTGCCTTTGCTAATACCTTATCCATCAACTAATTTTTCAACCCTATATTCTAAATATGCTGCAATATTCTGCTTCCCAAGTGCGCCTTGCCCGGTTGAGTCCATCTGAGAGGAGGCAGCGGACGCAGGCACTGCCCAcgccttccctctctctcttgacCCCTCCGGAATTGGAAGTCTGTCCCCCGTGGAACGCTGGAAATTTATAGGAGGACTCCAAGCCTCACTGGGAAAGTTCTTGAGCTGGGAAAATACTTGTCAACACACACCTGGACTTACAGATTCGGAAAAATTAACTGGCTGTAGCCAAAAACCAAACACTCAACCACCCAAACACAGTCTGCAAGAAACACAGAGTTCTTTGACGTGACaagaagaattataaataaaatagctcCAAGGCAGACGGGCTGAATGAGCCTTTTAAGACAGCCTGTTGGTGCCTCCAACTTTAATACTTAGAACATTAAATGTTAGCTCCACCAGGATAATATCCTGggatgtgtgtgggtgtgtgcctATGTATGTGAGCGTACATGTGCGCGGACACGTATGTGTGTGTGGCAGTAAAAGTTGTGTTGCTCTTGGGCCTGGGGGCCAACTTGGGGTCCCGGTGGAAAGTCctgcccaggggcaggggcaggccccCGTGCAGCCTCCTTGGGTTACCCCCTTTCTCAGACATGCATGCAAACACTCGAAGCCAGCGAGAACACAACCTGCCGTGGAGAACACGGACAGGTCTCACGTGGGGAACAGCTCTTCTCCCTGCAGTAGAAAATGGTTTTGTGAGCGAGCGGCAAGCCCGGCTGGCCTCACTCATCGTCATCGGGACAAACGCAGCAAAGGCAGTCCTGGGGAGACAGGCAAGGGGCCAGGGAGCTGAGCCGGGGGTGCTCTCTGCCCAGGAGCACGCAGACGGGGCTGGGGTTTGGGCCCTGCAGAAGTTTACCCaatgcagggcaggcagggcagtgaAGGCTCGGACCCTGGGACCAACACTGAGGGCTCTCGGGTGTGTGCCCCGGGACCGTCTCCAAGCCACTGGCTCCAATCCCCTAAATTGGGGCCCCTCGTCATGTCCAAAGGCTGCAAGGGAACAGGATGCTCTCTATCCTGACCTCATTTCTCATGTGCTCAGCCCACACTCGGGACAGCCGACGGAGAGGGCTTCCAGACAGTTCAGGTGCACAAAGACATCCCGTCACTTAGCAAGTGCCATGTCAGTTGCTAACCATTTTAGTCATAAAGCAATGGCCTCGTCCTAGGGGGCTTTCCCTGGGTGATGAGGGTAGCACCTCTCAAGTGTAGAGCGAGCACCTCCTAATTTACACCTCGTGGTCTCGCCTCGACGCACACGCTCCTCACAGCCCGTGCGGCAGACAGAACAAGAACTGTCATGCCCCTTTAAagactggggaaactgaggcctgggtgGGTAGAGTAGTGAAACGGCCTGATTCTGCACAGACTTGGGACCCCACCATGATGTACAGGCATGCACtttgttatttttgatttttttttttttaaggaaaacatcACCGTCCACCTCgtcacactcatacacacacaggcttattttataggtaagaacAGCTTCCAGGAAAAACAGAGCCCCATCGAAATCTGGGTCCCGGAACTGCCCTGAACCGGTCCAGCTTTGGCACCCGCCCCCGCCCTGTGCCCCACGGCCTGTTTCAGTCCTCTGAGCCCTCCCCACTCTTTGCTGCTGGGTGCATGCTGACCACCCCCTCAAAACTGGACTGGGACGGATAGACCTTGGGCGTAAAGTCACAGGCACAAGTGACCGGCTGGGCCTGCCAGAGTCCCGGAAACGAAGCCGCTCTGCCTGAGCTGGAGGGTCACAATCCGCTCTGCCCACTGCCCTTGTCTGCAGGGCTGCCAGCACCCTGCAACCAGAGCTTCCCTGGCAGCCAGGGGGTGCCAAGGCCCCCGTGCACCTCGCCCCTGCTTAGGGCCCCTGCGAACCTGGCAGGCAGCTGCCCATGGTCTCTCGACGCCCACGGTGATGTTTCGAGCAGGTGATGAGGAGCCTGGGAGAACCCCAAGGCCTCCCTCCAGCAAGCACCGCTCATGACCTGCTCCCTGTGGCAGGTCTCTCCGGGCGGTGTGGCCGGGCCCCCAGGCCACATTGGAATCAGCATTCCAAGAGGCCAATGTATGCGGATCGGATCAAAGTATTGCTCCTCAGAAAGGAGACAGGCTAGGGAGACGCTGCGGCGGTGAGAGGGACAGAAATGAGGAAGGGTCAGGGAAAGTGGGGAACCGGGTTACGTGGCTGGGCACGTCTGCGCATCCAGGCAGAGACCTGCACTGCACACCCAGGAAGTTGCCGACGCACCTGCCACGGCACCCGCAGGACCCCCGCCCACCTCCCGCCCTCACCACCCGGCCACCCCAGGGCACCGAGGCTCCCCAAGGCCGGGTTCCACGTTAGAACGGCCCACCCCACAGACGGCAAGCTCAGAAACAAACTCGGCATTTTAAAAAGGCGTCTTGGCAAAGCCTAAAAATATTCACAGCTGGTGAACAAAACTACGAACTAACTGAGCGCTGGGCCGGGGGCCTTGCCCACGGGCCGAGGACCAGAAGCCGCTCAGCCCGTCTTCAAAGGCAGAGCCTTCCCGGACTCCGTTCTCTTGCTTCCTTTTTGCACCTAATTACAAGAAAaagtaccttttaaaaaacagacgaaaacctttttaaaaattacaaggaGCTTAAGTCTCAGAAGCTTCTTGGGATAGAAATTACAGCCTTGGCCGACGTTTGAGGGAGAAACAAAGACCACGGGAAGACACGGAGTGGCCAAGGCCTGAATCTAGCGTCCACCGCATCCATGCCTGACCTCAGCACCTGGTCTCGGCGGGACCTGCCCCAGGTGTGAGAGAGGTTGGGGTCTGGGGGAGAAAAGGCCCGTGGAGCAGAGGGAGCCCGTGTGGAGGGCCTGAAGGGCTCCCCTTTCCCTCTCTAGGCGAGTCTGAATTTTGCACTCGTGGGGCATCTTTTCTTTCCCATCCCACAGGCTTCCAAGCAGGAATAAACagcagaaaaagaagagcaagggACAGTCACCGTCTCCACCTCACCGCATCACGCCGTCTGAGGTCCTTACAGGCCCCGCAGAGGCCGCTCCCCACCCGCGACTCCAGGAGCAGAATCCCTGTCGCCTTGGGCTGCGGGCGCCCCAGGTGACAGGCACGCACGTGGCCGCAGGGGCTGCTTGGGGACCCTGGGCCTGGGAGCACCAGGCCCCTGGGGCGGGAGGCCGGGCTAGTCTCTCCAGCCAGCTCCCGACGGCCGGACGGAGCCGGAGCGGGGCTCCCGGCACAGGCCCGCACGGGCCGGCCCAGGGTGGGGTCCGCGGGTCCGCGCGCGGCGGGAAGTCGGGTCTGCGGCGCGTGTCGAGGGTCCAGGATGCGAACCGtgcgcggggccgggccgggccgggccggggcgggctgCGTCCCCGCGCAGGGCTTAGCGCTCCCGCCGTCCGGGTGCGAGGTCGGAGGTCGAGCCCCGGCACGCGCCCCAATTAgccgcggcgggcggcggggctgcCCCGCGGAGGGCGAACAAAGGGCGCGACCCCAGGGTCAGGAGTCGCGGGCCGGCGGCCGCCGCTTTGTTCGCCGCCCTGTTTACTTAGCGCGAGCAAAGCTCACAGTATATTGACTAAAGCGGATTAGAGGGTCGCGCCCCGGAGgccccgggcgggcggcggcggctggGGCGGCGGGACCTCCCGGCCGGGCGCGCCTGGCCTCGGCGGTCCAGGCCCTGCAGACCCCGCCTGCCCGCCGGGCCCCTCGTGCCGGGGTCCCCTTTGTGCCGGGGTCCCCTCCCGCCGGGATCCCGCTGCCCGGGCGCCCCGGCCTCGCCTCTGCCCCGCGCGAAAGGCAGCACCCACCTCCCCGCTctgttggggaaactgagggctcAGGCCTCAGCCTCAGGCGGCGGCGGCTCCGGCCGGAGAGGGGGCTCTGCGCGCCGCTGGGGAGTCCCCACGCGTCCCGTCTGGTCCCGTCCCGTCCCGGCGGGCTGCCCGAGCTGGGGTCTCTCTCAAGCCGACAGGACGTCGTGTTCTCTCCCCGGCCCCTTCCCAGGGCGGCAGGTCCTGGGATTTCGTTTTACAGGGAAGCCAGTCGCTCCTGCCTGAAAGCTAAGACATTTTAACTGGAAATATGGacagattttttccccccatatcACAAAATCCTGCAGCATtagggttaaaaaaagaaaaccccagcCTCTTGCCTTACCACAAGTGATGGAGGGTGCAGAGGAGTATTCGGAGGGAAGCACGAGCCGGaggaaataattgttttctttccttttttgttaaagAAGCCAACGGATGAGTATAAATAAACCACTAAGATCTCCGCTCAGAGACCACAGTTTTATCTGACATTACGAATCCAGGATCTAGTAATATACACTTCTCCAGTAATGAACTTGCAGAATCTTTTAAATGGCCCTGAAAAACCAAGCAGGAGAAGCAGAAAGCACAAACTCAAAATCAGGCATCTAACCACGACAGGGTTGCCATCCAACTAAGAACCCAAGAAAACCcgtctttttttctgtcttgatcCTATTGTTAAGGCACAAAAACACTTCTCAAGTCCacataaaatctaaaattgagatttttatgCTATCGTGTACAAGCATATATGTTTGGTGGAGGAACACATGCAGTTTTTGATTAATAAGCTATCaatatataaatctttcataaaagaatgaat
This Microcebus murinus isolate Inina chromosome 10, M.murinus_Inina_mat1.0, whole genome shotgun sequence DNA region includes the following protein-coding sequences:
- the LOC105867292 gene encoding uncharacterized protein LOC105867292 isoform X1 codes for the protein MARPPAISMHRARGASVPSRRRIRRPGSARRAAAGLTLSPRLPARRRPLCSGPAPPGCPQARRPPDGRALQVRARVARPPGGPGMQVNLEKVAGRAGRPSAAGRRRPGPARFRFRLGQRSLTALVADAVTGSRGPLFTAGRRSNTAKPEPEGEPQRASGPRKWALGRALRRCPPGAVPPRQELREPVPLCSPPLRRGKQGSVWNPGLRAAAAGLCSAAALAQRRPRSGAVPGRARLLTCAPQVRIEFKATPEDEHAASVPERRPESRAHRGLWRTLQDFEAQGAGQGGAHSGQQQPRRSPPLFLDASPVETGSLGDCACPQGENIKASP
- the LOC105867292 gene encoding uncharacterized protein LOC105867292 isoform X2 — its product is MARPPAISMHRARGASVPSRRRIRRPGSARRAAAGLTLSPRLPARRRPLCSGPAPPGCPQARRPPDGRALQVRARVARPPGGPGMQVNLEKVAGRAGRPSAAGRRRPGPARFRFRLGQRSLTALVADAVTGSRGPLFTAGRRSNTAKPEPEGEPQRASGPRKWALGRALRRCPPGAVPPRQELREPVPLCSPPLRRGKQGSVWNPGLRAAAAGLCSAAALAQRRPRSGAVPGRARLLTCAPQVRIEFKATPEDGLASVALAGTVRGAWTVRVWQARRTCSRAQRFLEEEKVS